A genomic window from Pecten maximus chromosome 6, xPecMax1.1, whole genome shotgun sequence includes:
- the LOC117328991 gene encoding uncharacterized protein LOC117328991 codes for MAVINRFLCWNLRTSVLVGYGYVVITGVFSLVMRLIDLIATGTDFEVSQGFQTPWRSHFWQAFLASDVVLTFDYVVMILFTAFMFLQVRERHFVMYMSAHRWYIIFFFIYQFVEICFSIFEFSYYGMNTFRLKYIVWTWLFWVFRTFVNGVFFVVLIARKQEMGEQMDMELRFAGERKRPGFGY; via the exons ATGGCGGTGATTAACAGGTTCCTGTGTTGGAACCTCCGGACATCTGTCCTGGTGGGCTATGGCTACGTGGTT ATAACCGGTGTGTTCTCACTTGTCATGCGATTGATTGATTTGATTGCCACAGGAACAGATTTCGAGGTCAGTCAAGGATTTCAGACACCATGGCGATCACATTTCTGGCAGG CATTCCTGGCCAGTGATGTGGTGTTGACATTTGACTACGTGGTTATGATACTCTTCACTGCGTTCATGTTTCTACAAGTCAGAGAGCgg CATTTTGTGATGTACATGAGCGCTCATCGATGGTACATCATCTTTTTCTTCATCTACCAGTTTGTAGAAATCTGCTTCTCAATTTTCGAATTTTCATACTATGGAATGAACACTTTT AGACTGAAGTACATAGTATGGACATGGCTCTTCTGGGTGTTCAGGACATTTGTAAAT GGAGTGTTCTTTGTTGTACTGATTGCCAGAAAACAAGAAATGGGAGAACAGATGGATATGGAACTCCGGTTTGCTGGAGAACGGAAACGACCTGGTTTTGGATATTAG
- the LOC117328986 gene encoding protein mono-ADP-ribosyltransferase PARP14-like — MGNNNTTSSSVDEPSNTVLSRLQSAMATSDSQSPSRKSKTIGNIKVSIINESFVRQKADVIVNCASADLDLTKGRGAKALAQTAGPDVQVDLNNNYCQDINEGDVAVSVPGNLKCRKIYHVYLTKWNHNTQGLQKVITNCLTMADKFKVKTIVFPSLGTGYLKYPYDEVTKAAFTAIEVFTKTHRSSSIDTIVFAVYDKATYKVFLQEIRQFRPGSHSAGGQSSSYSAGKTSSTCVSVQFGQTDVEVVMGELPQQEVEVIVNSAPFDLNLSNGGLSEALLKVAGESLQEGCTKSYPNGISTGQILTTKGYGLSCSYVYHGCLPDWSNTDHEVAKEDLFGFMMGCLEEANSFSVRSIAFPTLGTGSLSFPADVVADGMINCVKEFTDDCPQTTLTLVRIVIYNKAQSAGTLQRAFKSVCQPFMPSTPPPQRPTVQTPVAVPSPMVATPSQKHTPPPKGTQAYFSYMYEQAPVSPSYWTKYNNSKPLNMWNLHLAPTTSSHAVFLPVDKSVYRAIENVVKKSWDAAHFGHGNDAQGLAQLGYSNIQVTNIERIENPVLFEKYAQNRAQFFLKAARHGKPLIPVEHIPVSSKKPVLTTQLCDANILQDIYPEINEHYTFHGTPEDKVAVITAQGLDNRLAGNTVIGQGVYTAESSTKSDQYADYVGKRDKKKEKKMFLTRICLGEPYLLDKKPTAAFKRPPCKTCKKDVCADQTHNGNYDSMIVEKFWIFREFVVFEKDRCYPEYLITYKRV, encoded by the exons ATGGGGAAtaacaacacaa CTAGTAGTTCTGTAGATGAGCCATCAAACACAGTCCTCTCGAGATTACAGTCAGCTATGGCAACATCAGATTCTCAGTCTCCATCCAGAAAGTCTAAGACTATCGGAAATATTAAAGTCAGCATCATCAATGAAAGTTTCGTTAGGCAGAAG GCAGATGTAATCGTCAACTGTGCatctgctgaccttgacctcacCAAAGGTCGTGGTGCTAAGGCTCTTGCTCAGACTGCAGGTCCTGATGTACAGGTAGATTTGAACAACAATTACTGTCAAGACATAAATGAAGGTGATGTGGCAGTTTCTGTGCCTGGAAATCTGAAGTGTCGTAAAATCTACCATGTGTACCTAACAAAGTGGAATCACAACACACAG gGTTTGCAGAAGGTCATTACAAACTGCTTGACAATGGCAGACAAGTTCAAGGTGAAAACCATTGTGTTTCCAAGTCTGGGGACGGGTTACTTGAAATACCCGTATGATGAGGTAACCAAGGCAGCGTTCACGGCTATAGAGGTATTCACTAAGACTCACAGGTCTTCCTCTATTGACACCATTGTATTTGCTGTGTATGACAAAGCTACATACAAG GTATTTCTACAAGAAATCCGACAGTTCAGGCCGGGATCACACTCCGCAGGAGGCCAGTCTTCTAGTTACTCAG CAGGAAAAACGAGCAGTACGTGTGTCTCAGTACAGTTTGGTCAAACTGACGTGGAGGTTGTAATGGGGGAGCTTCCACAACAAGAg gtggAGGTAATAGTGAATAGTGCACCTTTTGATCTAAATCTGTCTAATGGAGGCCTATCTGAGGCACTGCTCAAGGTCGCAGGTGAAAGTCTCCAGGAAGGATGCACTAAAAGTTACCCCAATGGAATTTCCACTGGGCAAATACTGACCACTAAAGGGTACGGTCTGTCCTGTAGTTATGTCTACCATGGCTGTCTACCAGACTGGTCAAACACAGATCATGAGGTGGCAAAAGAG GACCTGTTTGGATTCATGATGGGATGTTTGGAAGAGGCAAACAGCTTCAGTGTCAGATCCATAGCTTTTCCAACCCTAGGAACTGGTAGCCTTAGCTTTCCTGCAGATGTTGTAGCGGATGGCATGATTAACTGTGTGAAGGAGTTTACCGATGATTGTCCACAAACTACACTAACTTTGGTCCGAATAGTGATCTACAACAAGGCCCAGAGTGCAGGAACTTTACAAAGG gCTTTCAAAAGTGTGTGCCAACCTTTCATGCCTTCCA CACCACCTCCCCAGCGTCCAACTGTACAGACTCCTGTTGCTGTGCCAAGCCCTATGGTAGCTACACCATCACAGAAGCATACACCTCCACCAAAGGGAACACAGGCATATTTCAGCTATATGTACGAACAAGCACCAGTGTCACCATCCTACTGGACCAAGTACAACAACAGTAAACCCCTCAATATGTGGAACCTACACCTGGCTCCAACCACATCTAGCCATGCAGTTTTCTTACCTGTTGATAAAAGTGTGTACAGAGCCATAGAAAATGTTGTCAAAAAGTCATGGGATGCAGCACATTTTGGACATGGGAATGATGCACAAGGTTTGGCCCAACTTGGATATAGTAATATTCAAGTTACAAATATCGAACGTATAGAAAATCCAGTTTTATTTGAAAAGTATGCACAAAATCGGGCACAATTTTTCCTCAAGGCTGCCAGACATGGAAAACCATTGATTCCAGTAGAACACATTCCAGTTTCATCAAAAAAGCCAGTGCTTACAACACAACTGTGTGATGCTAACATCTTACAAGACATCTACCCAGAGATTAATGAGCATTATACCTTTCATGGCACGCCTGAAGACAAAGTTGCAGTCATTACTGCTCAGGGTCTGGACAACAGACTGGCTGGAAACACTGTTATTGGACAGGGTGTATACACAGCCGAGAGCTCCACCAAGTCGGACCAGTATGCAG ATTATGTTGGAAAACGAGacaagaaaaaagaaaagaagatgTTCCTGACTCGAATATGTCTTGGAGAACCATACCTTTTAGATAAAAAACCAACAGCTGCTTTCAAACGCCCTCCCTGTAAAACTTGCAAGAAAGATGTTTGTGCTGACCAGACACACAATGGAAATTATGACTCCATGATTGTGGAGAAGTTCTGGATCTTTCGGGAATTTGTTGTGTTTGAAAAAGACCGTTGTTACCCAGAATATCTCATAACATACAAAAGAGTGTGA